A single region of the Candidatus Eisenbacteria bacterium genome encodes:
- a CDS encoding HDOD domain-containing protein: MPKTADPSALRKVTEGMVALPTLPLVASRLIDAIARPDTSSEEVARILSLDPSLTARTLRLANSDFYGFPRRVGTVDLAVVVLGPNTIRDLALGASVFQTLGESDAGMEGLWNHSLACGVAARSLAERCGYRLSGEAYAAGLLHDIGKVVLRQTDPERLQAVIALVQEQGESMEEAERGLFGSSHAEVGAWLAERWGLPADLVEAIACHHRPEAATRNRKLAALVHVANSLTDRAGLSWPKGVASRPLSPSTWELVESDERRQEPLLRELVQDVIRETERERALFAEFRGSQED; encoded by the coding sequence ATGCCCAAGACCGCCGATCCCTCGGCCCTGAGGAAAGTGACCGAAGGGATGGTCGCCCTCCCGACGCTCCCCCTGGTCGCATCGCGCCTCATCGACGCGATCGCGCGCCCGGATACGTCCTCGGAGGAGGTCGCCCGGATCCTCTCGCTCGATCCGTCGCTCACCGCGCGCACGCTCCGCTTGGCGAATTCCGATTTCTACGGTTTCCCACGCAGGGTCGGAACGGTCGACCTGGCGGTCGTCGTCCTCGGCCCGAACACCATCCGCGACCTCGCCCTCGGCGCCTCGGTCTTCCAGACCTTAGGCGAGAGCGATGCCGGGATGGAGGGCCTCTGGAATCACTCGCTCGCCTGCGGCGTGGCCGCGCGCTCCCTTGCCGAGCGCTGCGGCTACCGGCTGAGCGGGGAAGCGTACGCGGCCGGGCTGCTCCACGACATCGGCAAGGTGGTGCTCCGCCAGACGGACCCCGAGCGCCTCCAGGCGGTGATCGCGCTCGTCCAGGAGCAAGGCGAGTCGATGGAGGAGGCGGAGCGGGGACTGTTTGGATCGAGCCACGCCGAGGTGGGCGCGTGGCTTGCCGAGAGGTGGGGGCTCCCCGCCGATCTCGTGGAAGCGATCGCCTGCCATCACCGACCGGAGGCCGCGACCCGCAACCGGAAGCTCGCGGCGCTGGTCCATGTCGCCAACTCCCTTACAGACCGGGCCGGGCTCTCCTGGCCCAAGGGCGTCGCGTCGCGACCCCTCTCTCCATCGACGTGGGAGCTGGTGGAATCGGACGAGAGGCGGCAGGAGCCGCTGCTCCGAGAGCTCGTCCAGGACGTGATCCGCGAGACCGAAAGAGAGCGTGCTCTCTTCGCCGAGTTCCGTGGATCCCAGGAGGATTGA
- a CDS encoding FliA/WhiG family RNA polymerase sigma factor, which produces MASSSVLHTLANRAPRARGRKERQKEVALSRYAPLVKYVVDRLALHLPKSVERDDLISAAIIGLFDALEKYDASKGTKFETYAIWRIRGAILDELRSLDWASRSIRRKARNVEEVARELGQRLGRAATEEEVADALNLSPTELSRLLDEVHGTALLSLSKSVSSDEDQDFIQLEDIVDDPTHRDALDQIETDEAREVLLETIDGLPEQQRLVVALYYYEEMTLKEIGEALHISESRVSQIHTRAVKTLKARLGRIL; this is translated from the coding sequence ATGGCTTCTTCATCCGTACTCCACACGCTCGCGAACCGGGCGCCACGCGCCAGAGGGCGCAAGGAGCGCCAGAAGGAAGTCGCGCTCAGCCGCTACGCGCCGCTGGTCAAGTACGTGGTCGACCGGCTGGCCCTCCACCTACCGAAATCCGTCGAGCGGGATGATCTGATCTCGGCGGCGATCATCGGGCTCTTCGACGCGCTCGAGAAGTACGACGCCTCGAAGGGGACCAAGTTCGAGACCTACGCGATCTGGCGGATCCGGGGCGCGATCCTGGACGAGCTTCGCTCCCTCGACTGGGCCTCCCGCTCGATACGCAGGAAGGCGCGGAACGTCGAGGAGGTTGCCCGCGAGCTGGGTCAGCGCTTAGGGCGCGCCGCGACCGAGGAAGAAGTAGCCGACGCGCTCAACCTGAGCCCCACCGAGCTATCGCGGCTCCTCGACGAGGTCCACGGGACCGCCCTCCTCTCGCTCTCCAAGTCGGTGTCGAGCGACGAGGACCAGGACTTCATCCAGCTCGAGGACATCGTCGACGATCCCACTCATCGGGACGCGCTCGATCAGATCGAGACCGATGAGGCCCGCGAGGTTCTGCTCGAAACGATCGACGGGCTCCCCGAGCAGCAACGGCTTGTCGTCGCCCTCTACTACTACGAAGAGATGACGCTCAAGGAGATCGGCGAAGCGCTCCACATCTCCGAATCCCGCGTATCCCAGATACACACCCGTGCCGTGAAGACCTTGAAGGCCCGCCTGGGCCGAATTCTCTAG